One stretch of Pogona vitticeps strain Pit_001003342236 unplaced genomic scaffold, PviZW2.1 scaffold_22, whole genome shotgun sequence DNA includes these proteins:
- the LOC144585269 gene encoding LOW QUALITY PROTEIN: uncharacterized protein LOC144585269 (The sequence of the model RefSeq protein was modified relative to this genomic sequence to represent the inferred CDS: inserted 1 base in 1 codon): MHSDCTSSETSLTGERSYKCLECGKSFSQNCXTDHQRTHTGEKPYKCTECEKSFNRSRYLNSHQRTHTGEKPYKCMECGKSFNKRSNLSSHRRTHTGEKPYKYMECGKSFTHSSSLTSHQKIHTGEKTYKCMECGKSFSRSSDLSSHQRTHTGEKPYQCMECGKSFSQSSHLSSHQRTHTGEKPYQCMECGKSFSRSSDLSSHQRTHTGEKPYQCMECGKSFSQSSHLSSHQRTHTGEKPYQCMECGKSFSQSSHLSSHQRTHTGEKPHKCMECGKSFSRSCDFSSHQRTHTGEKPYKCMKCGKSFSQSSHLSSHQKTHTGEKSHKCTECGKSFSRSSSLSSHQRTHTGEKPHKCMECGKSFSQSSHLSSHQRTHTGEKPYQCMECGKSFSQSSHLSSHQRTHTGEKPHKCMECGKSFSRSCDFSSHQRTDTGEKPYKCMKCGKSFSQSSHLSSHQRTHTGEKPHKCMECGKSFSRSSDLSSHQRTHTGEKPYQCMECGKSFSQSSHLNCHQRTHSGLKPYKCMECGKCFSHSSSLSSHQRTHTGEKPYKCIECGKSFSQSSHLSSHQRTHSEPKMHLPFL, encoded by the exons ATGCACAGTGATTGTACTTCAAGTGAAACATCCCTGACAGGTGAGAGATCATACAAATGCctagagtgtggaaagagcttcagtcagaact AGACtgaccatcaaagaactcacactggggagaaaccatataaatgcacggaatgtgagAAGAGCTTCAATCGTAGCAGATACCtgaattcccatcaaagaactcacactggggagaaaccatataaatgcatggaatgtggaaagagcttcaataaGAGGAGTAACTTGAGTTcacatcgaagaactcacactggggagaaaccatataaatacatggaatgtggaaagagcttcactcacAGCAGTTCCCTGACTTCCCATCAaaaaattcacactggggagaaaacatataaatgcatggaatgtggaaagagcttcagtcgtagcagtgacctcagttcccatcaaagaactcacactggggagaaaccatatcaatgcatggaatgtggaaagagcttcagtcagagcagtcacctgagttcccatcaaagaactcacaccggagagaaaccatatcaatgcatggaatgtggaaagagcttcagtcgtagcagtgacctcagttcccatcaaagaactcacactggggagaaaccatatcaatgcatggaatgtggaaagagcttcagtcagagcagtcacctgagttcccatcaaagaactcacaccggagagaaaccatatcaatgcatggaatgtggaaagagcttcagtcagagtagtcacctgagttcccatcaaagaactcacactggggagaaaccacataaatgcatggaatgtggaaagagcttcagtcgtagctgtgacttcagttcccatcaaagaactcacaccggagagaaaccatataaatgcatgaaatgtggaaagagcttcagtcagagcagtcacctgagttcccatcaaaaaactcacactggggagaaatcacataaatgcacggaatgtggaaagagcttcagtcgtagcagttccctgagttcacatcaaagaactcacactggggagaaaccacataaatgcatggaatgtggaaagagcttcagtcagagtagtcacctgagttcccatcaaagaactcacaccggagagaaaccatatcaatgcatggaatgtggaaagagcttcagtcagagtagtcacctgagttcccatcaaagaactcacactggggagaaaccacataaatgcatggaatgtggaaagagcttcagtcgtagctgtgacttcagttcccatcaaagaactgacaccggagagaaaccatataaatgtatgaaatgtggaaagagcttcagtcagagtagtcacctgagttcccatcaaagaactcacactggggagaaaccacataaatgcatggaatgtggaaagagcttcagtcgtagcagtgacctcagttcccatcaaagaactcacactggggagaaaccatatcaatgcatggaatgtggaaagagcttcagtcagagcagtcacctgaattgccatcaaagaactcacagtgggctgaaaccatataaatgcatggaatgtggaaagtgcttcagtcacagcagttccctgagttcacatcaaagaactcacactggggagaaaccatataaatgcatagaatgtggaaagagcttcagtcagagcagtcacctgagttcccatcaaagaactcacagtgagcctaaaatgcatttgccttttttgtag